A portion of the Amia ocellicauda isolate fAmiCal2 chromosome 22, fAmiCal2.hap1, whole genome shotgun sequence genome contains these proteins:
- the LOC136717865 gene encoding cathepsin K: protein MKAVYVLASVALYINMVTCLDPQLDSEWENWRIKFQKPETRVGDVKRREIWEANYRAIEEHNQRFKERKETYVMGMNQFGDLTPEEFLNLTQVTMSRANTRSNNQLTAEELRKAASNLTITSIDYRTLGYVTPVENQGSCGCCWAFSAAGALEAQWMKKTNQLIPLSKQQLVDCSGNSGNRGCYGGLPFLAYQYIKTNGGIQAEATYPYTMTKQNCTADKSKFVATVKDWMSLPTGNEQALEDALVTIGPVAITIDATTRNFQFYQNGVFYDPKCTNWKKNHAVVLVGFGTAGTDNYWIIKNSWGTSWGENGYLRLAKDKGDECGVSQNGVIPLV, encoded by the exons ATGAAAGCTGTTTATGTCTTGGCCTCTGTGGCTCTCTACATCAATATGGTCACCTGCCTGGACCCTCAGCTGGACTCTGAGTGGGAGAACTGGAGAATAAAATTCCAGAAACCCGAGACAAGG GTTGGGGATGTGAAGAGAAGAGAAATCTGGGAAGCAAACTACAGAGCCATTGAGGAGCACAATCAGAGATTCAAAGAGCGCAAGGAGACATATGTAATGGGCATGAACCAATTTGGAGACCTG ACCCCAGAAGAGTTTCTGAACCTGACTCAGGTCACCATGTCCAGGGCAAACACGAGAAGCAACAATCAGCTGACGGCTGAAGAGCTCCGCAAGGCGGCTAGCAATCTTACCATTACAAGTATTGATTACAGGACCTTGGGCTATGTTACTCCAGTTGAGAATCAG GGCTCATGTGGGTGCTGCTGGGCCTTCAGTGCTGCAGGAGCTCTGGAAGCTCAGTGGATGAAGAAGACAAACCAACTGATCCCTTTAAGCAAACAGCAACTGGTGGACTGCTCCGGGAACTCTGGAAATAGGGGCTGCTATGGAGGATTACCTTTCTTGGCttatcaatacattaaaaccAATGGAGGGATCCAGGCTGAGGCCACCTACCCCTACACTATGACG AAACAAAACTGTACTGCTGACAAGAGCAAGTTTGTTGCCACAGTGAAGGACTGGATGTCCCTCCCCACTGGCAATGAACAGGCTCTGGAAGATGCTCTGGTCACCATTGGGCCTGTCGCAATCACCATTGATGCCACAACCCGCAATTTCCAGTTCTACCAGAATG GAGTCTTCTATGACCCCAAGTGTACCAATTGGAAAAAGAATCATGCCGTGGTCTTGGTTGGATTTGGTACTGCAGGAACTGACAATTACTGGATCATCAAGAACAG CTGGGGCACCAGCTGGGGAGAAAACGGCTACCTTCGTCTGGCCAAGGACAAAGGCGACGAATGTGGTGTTAGCCAGAACGGAGTCATCCCATTGGTGTGA
- the LOC136717912 gene encoding procathepsin L-like, translating into MKAVYVLASVALYINMVTCLDPQLDSEWENWRIKFQKPETRVGDVKRREIWEANYRAIEEHNQRFKERKETYVMGMNQFGDLTPEEFLNLTQVTMSRANTRSKNQLTAEELRKAASNLTITSIDYRTLGYVTPVENQGSCGCCWAFSAAGALEAQWMKKTNQLIPLSKQQLVDCSGNSGNRGCYGGLPFLAYQYIKTNGGIQAEATYLYTMTKQNCTADKSKFVATVKDWMSLPTGNEQALEDALVTIGPVAITIDATTRNFQFYQNGVFYDPKCTNWKKNHAVVLVGFGTAGTDNYWIIKNSWGTSWGENGYLRLAKDKGDECGVSQNGVIPLV; encoded by the exons ATGAAAGCTGTTTATGTCTTGGCCTCTGTGGCTCTCTACATCAATATGGTCACCTGCCTGGACCCTCAGCTGGACTCTGAGTGGGAGAACTGGAGAATAAAATTCCAGAAACCCGAGACAAGG GTTGGGGATGTGAAGAGAAGAGAAATCTGGGAAGCAAACTACAGAGCCATTGAGGAGCACAATCAGAGATTCAAAGAGCGCAAGGAGACATATGTAATGGGCATGAACCAATTTGGAGACCTG ACCCCAGAAGAGTTTCTGAACCTGACTCAGGTCACCATGTCCAGGGCAAACACGAGAAGCAAAAATCAGCTGACGGCTGAAGAGCTCCGCAAGGCGGCTAGCAATCTTACCATTACAAGTATTGATTACAGGACCTTGGGCTATGTTACTCCAGTTGAGAATCAG GGCTCATGTGGGTGCTGCTGGGCCTTCAGTGCTGCAGGAGCTCTGGAAGCTCAGTGGATGAAGAAGACAAACCAACTGATCCCTTTAAGCAAACAGCAACTGGTGGACTGCTCCGGGAACTCTGGAAATAGGGGCTGCTATGGAGGATTACCTTTCTTGGCttatcaatacattaaaaccAATGGAGGGATCCAGGCTGAGGCCACCTACCTCTACACTATGACG AAACAAAACTGTACTGCTGACAAGAGCAAGTTTGTTGCCACAGTGAAGGACTGGATGTCCCTCCCCACTGGCAATGAACAGGCTCTGGAAGATGCTCTGGTCACCATTGGGCCTGTCGCAATCACCATTGATGCCACAACCCGCAATTTCCAGTTCTACCAGAATG GAGTCTTCTATGACCCCAAGTGTACCAATTGGAAAAAGAATCATGCCGTGGTCTTGGTTGGATTTGGTACTGCAGGAACTGACAATTACTGGATCATCAAGAACAG CTGGGGCACCAGCTGGGGAGAAAACGGCTACCTTCGTCTGGCCAAGGACAAAGGCGACGAATGTGGTGTTAGCCAGAACGGAGTCATCCCATTGGTGTGA